In Amycolatopsis sp. EV170708-02-1, the following are encoded in one genomic region:
- the cbiE gene encoding precorrin-6y C5,15-methyltransferase (decarboxylating) subunit CbiE, which produces MTEVREKSPLTVVGIGADGWPGLSSQAREALLGADVVVGSPRQLAYLPAGMKSEPWPSPLLPALDGFLAEREGRVCVLASGDPLLSGIGTTLIQRGYDVEVLPALSSVTLARARLGWPAEETEVVTVVGRAIGRVSRVLAPGRKILVLGANAEDLLDLLKTRGYGKSRVTALSDLGGPDERVGPGSLTVFAIEADGPALPLTGLPDDAFEHDGQLTKRDLRASALARLAPSPGELLWDVGAGAGSVGIEWSRAHPLNRAIAIERSPERAARITRNAHALGVPELDVVIGPAPEALEGLATPQAIFLGGGLTVPGVLDACLATGARIVAHGVTLESEQALARAYGEHGGELIRVAVEQAAPLGGFTGWTPARAVTQWSKP; this is translated from the coding sequence GTGACCGAGGTGCGCGAAAAATCACCCCTGACCGTGGTCGGCATCGGGGCCGACGGCTGGCCCGGCCTGTCCTCGCAGGCCAGGGAGGCGTTGCTCGGCGCGGACGTGGTCGTGGGCTCGCCACGTCAGCTCGCGTACCTGCCTGCCGGGATGAAATCCGAGCCCTGGCCGAGCCCGCTGCTGCCCGCGCTGGACGGCTTCCTCGCCGAACGGGAGGGCCGCGTCTGCGTGCTGGCCAGCGGCGATCCCCTGCTGTCCGGCATCGGCACGACCCTGATCCAGCGCGGCTACGACGTCGAGGTCCTGCCCGCCCTCTCCTCGGTGACGCTCGCCCGCGCGCGGCTCGGCTGGCCGGCGGAGGAGACCGAGGTGGTCACCGTCGTCGGCCGCGCGATCGGCAGGGTGAGCCGCGTACTGGCGCCCGGAAGGAAGATCCTCGTCCTCGGCGCGAACGCCGAAGACCTGCTCGACCTGCTCAAAACCCGCGGTTACGGCAAAAGCCGCGTCACCGCGCTGTCCGACCTCGGCGGCCCCGACGAGCGAGTGGGCCCCGGCTCGCTGACCGTGTTCGCCATCGAGGCCGACGGGCCCGCGCTGCCGCTGACCGGGCTGCCGGACGACGCCTTCGAGCACGACGGCCAGCTCACCAAACGCGACCTCCGCGCGTCCGCGCTGGCCAGGCTCGCGCCGTCGCCCGGCGAACTGCTGTGGGACGTCGGCGCGGGCGCGGGCAGCGTCGGGATCGAGTGGTCCCGCGCGCATCCGCTGAACCGGGCGATCGCGATCGAGCGGTCGCCGGAGCGGGCCGCCCGGATCACCCGGAACGCGCACGCGCTCGGCGTCCCGGAACTCGATGTGGTGATCGGTCCCGCGCCGGAAGCACTCGAAGGGCTGGCCACCCCACAAGCGATCTTCCTCGGCGGCGGGCTGACCGTGCCGGGTGTCCTGGACGCCTGCCTGGCGACCGGTGCGCGGATCGTCGCGCACGGCGTGACCCTCGAATCCGAACAGGCACTGGCCCGCGCGTACGGCGAACACGGCGGGGAGCTGATCCGCGTCGCCGTCGAACAGGCGGCGCCGCTCGGCGGATTCACCGGCTGGACCCCGGCGCGGGCCGTGACACAGTGGAGCAAACCTTGA
- the cobM gene encoding precorrin-4 C(11)-methyltransferase has product MTVHFIGAGPGAADLITVRGRDLLGRCQTCLYPGSMTPTALLEYCPPEAVLVDTANLDLPAIVERMVEADGKGHEIARLCSGDPSIYSAVAEQMRRLDAAAVPYDVTPGVPAFAAAAALLNRELTVPEVGQSLVITRAQARSTAMPPGETLANFARTGTTLALHLAINRIEQVVDELRPFYREDCPAAVVALASQPGEQVLRGTLGTIAAQSREAGISRAAMIFVGEVLAAEGFPDSFLYSATRDRASQPESL; this is encoded by the coding sequence TTGACAGTGCACTTCATCGGCGCCGGTCCCGGCGCGGCCGACCTCATCACCGTACGAGGCCGGGACCTGCTCGGCCGCTGCCAAACCTGCCTGTACCCCGGCAGCATGACGCCGACAGCGCTTTTGGAGTACTGCCCTCCGGAGGCGGTGCTCGTCGACACCGCGAACCTCGACCTGCCCGCGATCGTCGAGCGCATGGTCGAAGCCGACGGGAAGGGCCACGAGATCGCGCGGCTGTGCTCGGGCGATCCGTCGATCTACAGCGCGGTCGCCGAGCAGATGCGCCGCCTTGACGCGGCAGCCGTTCCGTACGACGTCACGCCGGGCGTGCCCGCGTTCGCCGCCGCTGCCGCGCTGCTCAACCGCGAACTGACCGTGCCCGAAGTCGGCCAAAGCCTGGTCATCACCCGCGCTCAAGCCCGGTCCACGGCCATGCCGCCGGGGGAAACGCTGGCGAACTTCGCGCGCACCGGCACCACGCTCGCGCTGCATCTCGCGATCAACCGCATCGAGCAAGTGGTCGACGAATTGCGGCCGTTCTATCGCGAAGACTGCCCGGCGGCGGTGGTGGCGCTGGCCAGTCAGCCCGGTGAGCAGGTGCTGCGCGGCACGCTCGGCACCATCGCCGCTCAGTCCCGCGAGGCTGGGATCAGCCGCGCGGCGATGATCTTCGTCGGGGAAGTCCTTGCCGCGGAAGGGTTTCCCGACAGCTTCCTGTATTCGGCCACCCGTGATCGCGCGAGCCAACCGGAGTCGCTGTGA
- a CDS encoding Gfo/Idh/MocA family protein: protein MKNLRWGLLAAGTIAAEFAAGVEESKHGVLEAVAARSGDRAAEFASRFEIPKCYGAYEDLLADPDVDAIYISTPHPLHGEWAIRAAEAGKHILCEKPLTMSAAEAEKVIDAARANDVFLMEAFMYRLHPQIRRLAELISCGAIGEVRAVDVAFSYNFAVPRLTDPALGGGGIFDVGCYCTSLARLVSQAATGQDVVEPEEVLGMARLDENGVDEVAFGLLRLPGGILAQLACGFQLTQDDHIRVYGSEGQLYVPKPAWIHEMRKPKTSQIVLTPEGGEPEVIEVEATQGLFAREADHVAAHLDDRQAPELTWAETLANLRTLERWREAVTR from the coding sequence GTGAAAAACCTACGCTGGGGCCTGCTGGCCGCCGGGACCATCGCCGCCGAGTTCGCCGCGGGCGTCGAGGAGAGCAAACACGGCGTGCTCGAAGCCGTCGCCGCACGCTCCGGTGACCGGGCGGCCGAGTTCGCGAGCCGCTTCGAGATCCCGAAATGCTACGGCGCCTACGAGGATCTGCTCGCCGATCCGGACGTCGACGCGATCTACATCTCGACGCCGCATCCGCTGCACGGCGAATGGGCGATCCGCGCGGCCGAAGCGGGCAAGCACATCCTGTGCGAGAAACCGTTGACGATGTCCGCCGCCGAAGCCGAGAAGGTCATCGACGCCGCCCGCGCGAACGACGTCTTCCTCATGGAGGCGTTCATGTACCGGCTGCATCCGCAGATCCGGCGGCTGGCCGAGCTGATCTCGTGCGGCGCCATCGGCGAGGTCCGCGCGGTGGACGTCGCCTTCAGCTACAACTTCGCCGTCCCCCGGCTCACCGATCCCGCGCTGGGCGGCGGCGGGATCTTCGACGTCGGCTGCTACTGCACGTCGCTCGCGCGGCTGGTCTCGCAGGCGGCGACCGGGCAGGACGTCGTCGAGCCCGAAGAGGTGCTCGGGATGGCGAGGCTCGACGAGAACGGCGTCGACGAGGTCGCGTTCGGGCTGCTGCGGCTCCCCGGCGGGATCCTCGCGCAGCTGGCCTGCGGTTTCCAGCTGACGCAGGACGACCACATCCGCGTGTACGGCTCGGAAGGGCAGCTGTACGTGCCGAAACCGGCGTGGATCCACGAAATGCGCAAGCCCAAGACGTCGCAAATCGTGCTCACACCGGAAGGCGGCGAGCCCGAGGTGATCGAAGTCGAAGCGACACAAGGCCTTTTCGCCCGCGAAGCCGACCACGTCGCCGCGCATCTCGACGACCGGCAGGCACCCGAGCTCACCTGGGCGGAAACCCTCGCGAACCTGCGCACGCTGGAACGGTGGCGCGAGGCCGTGACTCGATGA
- a CDS encoding cobalt-precorrin-6A reductase, translating into MTLLILGGTGEARELAKELVARGEHVVSSLAGRVARPKLPEGEVRVGGFGGPEGLARWLTENDVDAVIDATHPFAERIGANAAIAARETGTPLLRLARPGWTAQPGDIWHWADDLGHAARLLPALGERVFLTSGRQGLAAFAGLDLWFLIRCVDPPEAPLPRRHEILLDRGPYTAEKERALMERHGVEVLVTKDSGGAMTAAKLTAARGLGLPVVVVRRPARPETASVTTVQDAITWLSGTAKGSPA; encoded by the coding sequence ATGACCCTGCTGATCCTGGGCGGCACCGGCGAAGCACGCGAGCTCGCGAAGGAACTGGTGGCGCGCGGTGAGCACGTCGTGTCGTCGCTCGCGGGACGCGTCGCGCGGCCGAAGCTGCCCGAGGGCGAAGTCCGCGTCGGCGGCTTCGGTGGCCCGGAAGGGCTCGCGCGCTGGCTCACCGAGAACGACGTCGACGCGGTGATCGACGCCACGCATCCCTTCGCCGAACGCATCGGTGCCAACGCGGCCATCGCGGCTCGGGAAACGGGAACGCCGCTGCTCAGGCTCGCCAGGCCTGGCTGGACCGCACAGCCCGGCGACATCTGGCACTGGGCCGACGACCTCGGCCACGCCGCGCGGCTCCTTCCGGCGCTCGGCGAACGCGTGTTCCTCACCAGCGGACGGCAAGGGCTCGCCGCCTTCGCCGGGCTGGATCTCTGGTTCCTGATCCGGTGCGTCGACCCGCCCGAGGCGCCGCTCCCCCGCCGTCACGAGATCCTCCTGGACCGGGGGCCGTACACGGCGGAGAAGGAACGCGCGCTCATGGAGCGGCACGGCGTCGAGGTCCTCGTCACCAAGGACAGCGGTGGCGCGATGACCGCGGCGAAGCTCACCGCGGCGCGCGGGCTCGGCCTCCCGGTGGTCGTCGTCCGGCGGCCGGCGCGGCCGGAAACGGCCAGCGTAACGACAGTTCAGGACGCCATAACCTGGTTGAGCGGCACGGCGAAGGGCAGCCCTGCGTAA
- a CDS encoding arabinosyltransferase domain-containing protein, whose amino-acid sequence MRLIAVTLGLLSALCALAFPFLPVVQDTAEVVWPTGGDTRSVNAPLTGYWAQDLRVDLPCTTVRSLDARSQGQALLFSTVPDGRTDPRAGKGVGLQLRIDNGVLLASSQGQQIVQQPLPEKNCDVKLRADANQMTLTVAETVVFHAEGDVRPRLVGIYSSINAGKDPIAGLHVSVVPDTRYQTSPTVWKWIIGVIAALSFIGCLIAVWRMDSGFARRAPRWAPVGWWRLTARDATVIVALGAWVFIGPVTSDDGYILTMSRVAEETGYLTNYHRWFGVAEAPFGWFYHVYQLMAHVSTVPPWIRLPSFVLGVLSWLLISREVMPRLGTQVRTSRAAGWAAAAVFLVWWMPFNNGVRPEPVAALGSLLAICAVERALVTRRLLPLCLGLTAAGFTLAATPTGLIAVAPFLVAARPLYKLVRQRAENGWLPVLAPVLAAGLLVLVVVFADQTFATVQEATRIRTLVGPNLSWFQELARYQLLFESLPDGSVPRRFPVLLVLLCTGTCLVVLLRRGRIPGAALGPSRRLIGTVALFFLLLALTPTKWTHHFGAFAAVGAAMAALTALATSSTVLRSRRNRAAFLAGLLVVGALAATGPNSYWFVSKLGVQWTAVAPSIGGIPLSTILLIAAAISGVYAFVENVRAHRPGLQAGPQEGRSRSLRLGSLSLVVVCGLMATGEFVSMAWAIHNQSGSYSLGAANFGHLFGKSCNLSDHVMVERDAATSILRAQPEQRTVPVKKEEPPAGQTPPPLPDPEQDNGRVQTGFHTRAIDDKDPLAEPPHGFKPDEVPMWSSFLDPETRAGRLRSDWYALSEKPADGQIVVATAGAARRPTSVSLDYGVNTSEGVKVVRSQFVLPPGAGTNGWNDTRINLRDLPAETTSVRINIVDNDLTEDGWIAASAPRVPTFTTLTEKIAGKPVYVDWPASFVYPCVQPVTSHDGISKMPEYRITAGAVADEANWASSTNGGPIGWLEEVAAEPEVPSYLIGQPSQSWGQLLQVEPFTEGIAPTIVHGEKVVPGWWSPGPGPRQPNGKDPTR is encoded by the coding sequence ATGCGTTTGATCGCTGTCACGCTGGGGTTGCTGTCCGCCTTGTGCGCATTGGCTTTCCCCTTCCTGCCGGTGGTGCAGGACACAGCGGAGGTCGTCTGGCCAACGGGCGGCGACACCCGCTCCGTCAACGCGCCCTTGACCGGGTACTGGGCGCAGGACCTGCGCGTCGACCTGCCGTGCACGACCGTCCGCTCGCTGGACGCGCGTTCGCAGGGCCAGGCGCTGCTGTTCTCCACCGTGCCCGACGGCCGCACCGACCCGCGCGCGGGCAAGGGCGTCGGCCTGCAGCTGCGCATCGACAACGGCGTGCTGCTGGCCTCCAGCCAGGGGCAGCAGATCGTGCAGCAGCCGCTGCCGGAAAAGAACTGCGACGTCAAGCTCCGCGCGGACGCGAACCAGATGACGCTGACCGTCGCCGAGACCGTGGTATTCCACGCCGAGGGCGACGTCCGGCCGCGGCTGGTCGGAATCTACTCGTCGATCAACGCGGGCAAGGACCCGATCGCCGGCCTGCACGTCTCGGTCGTCCCGGACACCCGCTACCAGACCTCGCCGACGGTGTGGAAGTGGATCATCGGCGTCATCGCGGCGCTGTCGTTCATCGGCTGCCTGATCGCGGTGTGGCGGATGGACTCCGGGTTCGCCCGCCGCGCGCCACGCTGGGCGCCGGTCGGCTGGTGGCGGCTGACCGCCCGCGACGCGACGGTGATCGTCGCGCTCGGCGCGTGGGTGTTCATCGGCCCGGTCACCTCGGACGACGGCTACATCCTCACGATGTCGAGAGTGGCCGAAGAGACCGGCTACCTCACGAACTACCACCGCTGGTTCGGCGTCGCCGAAGCGCCGTTCGGCTGGTTCTACCACGTGTATCAGCTGATGGCGCACGTCAGCACAGTGCCGCCGTGGATCCGGCTCCCGTCGTTCGTGCTCGGCGTGCTGAGCTGGCTGCTGATCAGCCGCGAAGTCATGCCGCGCCTGGGCACCCAGGTCCGCACGAGCCGCGCCGCCGGCTGGGCCGCCGCCGCGGTGTTCCTGGTCTGGTGGATGCCGTTCAACAACGGGGTCCGGCCGGAACCGGTCGCCGCGCTGGGCTCGCTGCTGGCGATCTGCGCCGTCGAGCGCGCGCTGGTGACCCGCCGCCTGCTGCCGTTGTGCCTCGGGCTGACCGCGGCCGGGTTCACCCTGGCCGCGACGCCGACCGGGCTGATCGCGGTCGCGCCGTTCCTGGTCGCCGCGCGCCCGCTGTACAAACTGGTGCGGCAGCGCGCCGAGAACGGCTGGCTGCCGGTGCTCGCGCCGGTGCTGGCCGCCGGGCTCTTGGTGCTGGTCGTGGTGTTCGCCGACCAGACCTTCGCCACCGTGCAGGAGGCGACCCGGATCCGCACCCTGGTCGGCCCGAACCTGTCGTGGTTCCAGGAGCTCGCGCGCTACCAGCTGCTGTTCGAAAGCCTGCCGGACGGCTCCGTGCCACGCCGGTTCCCCGTCCTGCTGGTGCTGCTGTGCACCGGGACCTGCCTGGTGGTGCTGCTGCGCCGCGGCCGGATCCCCGGCGCCGCGCTCGGCCCCAGCCGCCGCCTGATCGGCACGGTCGCGCTGTTCTTCCTGCTGCTGGCGCTGACCCCGACCAAGTGGACGCACCACTTCGGCGCGTTCGCCGCGGTCGGCGCGGCGATGGCGGCGTTGACCGCGCTGGCGACCAGTTCGACGGTGCTGCGGTCACGGCGTAACCGGGCGGCGTTCCTCGCCGGGCTGCTCGTGGTCGGCGCGCTGGCCGCGACCGGGCCCAACTCGTACTGGTTCGTCTCGAAACTCGGCGTGCAGTGGACGGCGGTGGCGCCGTCGATCGGCGGGATCCCGCTGTCGACGATCCTGCTGATCGCGGCCGCGATCTCCGGGGTGTACGCGTTCGTCGAGAACGTCCGCGCGCACCGGCCCGGCCTGCAGGCGGGGCCGCAGGAAGGGCGGAGCCGGTCGCTGCGGCTCGGTTCGCTCTCGCTGGTGGTCGTCTGCGGCCTGATGGCCACGGGCGAGTTCGTCAGCATGGCCTGGGCGATCCACAACCAGTCCGGGTCCTACAGCCTCGGCGCCGCGAACTTCGGGCATCTGTTCGGCAAGAGCTGCAACCTCTCCGACCACGTGATGGTGGAACGGGACGCCGCGACCAGCATCCTGCGGGCCCAGCCCGAACAGCGGACGGTCCCGGTGAAGAAGGAGGAGCCGCCCGCCGGGCAGACCCCACCGCCGCTGCCCGATCCCGAACAGGACAACGGCCGCGTGCAGACCGGGTTCCACACCCGCGCGATCGACGACAAGGACCCGCTCGCGGAACCGCCCCACGGCTTCAAACCCGACGAAGTCCCGATGTGGAGCAGCTTCCTCGACCCCGAAACGCGAGCAGGGCGGCTGCGCAGCGACTGGTACGCCCTCTCCGAAAAGCCCGCCGACGGCCAGATCGTGGTCGCCACCGCGGGCGCGGCCCGGCGGCCGACGTCGGTCAGCCTCGACTACGGCGTGAACACCAGCGAGGGCGTGAAGGTCGTCCGCAGCCAGTTCGTGCTGCCGCCCGGCGCCGGGACCAACGGCTGGAACGACACCCGGATCAACCTGCGCGACCTCCCCGCCGAGACGACGTCCGTGCGGATCAACATCGTCGACAACGACCTCACCGAGGACGGCTGGATCGCCGCTTCCGCGCCCCGCGTGCCGACGTTCACCACGCTGACCGAGAAGATCGCGGGCAAGCCGGTGTACGTCGACTGGCCCGCGTCGTTCGTCTACCCGTGCGTGCAGCCGGTGACCTCGCACGACGGCATCTCGAAGATGCCCGAGTACCGGATCACCGCCGGCGCCGTCGCCGACGAGGCGAACTGGGCGTCCAGCACCAACGGCGGCCCGATCGGCTGGCTCGAAGAGGTCGCGGCCGAACCCGAGGTGCCCAGCTACCTGATCGGCCAGCCGAGCCAGTCCTGGGGCCAGCTGCTGCAGGTCGAACCGTTCACCGAGGGGATCGCGCCGACGATCGTCCACGGCGAGAAGGTCGTCCCCGGCTGGTGGTCGCCCGGTCCCGGCCCGCGGCAGCCGAACGGCAAGGACCCGACCCGCTGA
- the helR gene encoding RNA polymerase recycling motor ATPase HelR — MSTQGHEEELRSEREYVAGLYTRLDAERARVKGEYQAALGGTGGTAMERDVEVRALARESRRLDVVDNGLCFGRLDSLAGETAHIGRIGLFDEENDYEPVLLDWRAPVARPFYTATAATPEKMRRRRQFHTHGRELLGFTDEVFGRPGGDAEGDAALLAAVNAPRGEGMRDIVATIQSEQDEIIRHEHPGVLVIEGGPGTGKTVVALHRVAYLLYTQRERMERHGVLVVGPNPAFLHHIGRVLPSLGETDVVFMTTGDFVPGKHVTAEDGPEATRLKGSLKMLDVLKAAVADRQRLPGEPVLIDLADVTVRIDADTAEWARDEARKSGLPHNEARGTFTDIVTYVLTERAIARIGRGWLSRDDRDEWERLRKDLLKELAESETFTAALDELWPILTPESLLGSLLSSPERLRAAGADQALLRADGEAWTVSDMPLLDELVDLLGRDKAEDKAAEMALAREKKAEAEYAEGVFDTMKLDREEMDEDIMLSAENLLFADELADRFVEADTRSLVERASADRDWTYRHVVVDEAQELSEMDWRVLMRRCPNRSFTVVGDLAQRRSEAGARSWDAMLKPYVPGRWVYRSLTVNYRTPAEIMAVAASVLAEFAPEVRAPESVRSNGVRPWARKVDADSLAGAIEEFVKDEAGREGTSVVIGPPGVPGTVPASETKGLEYDAVLVVDPERILADGPRGAAELYVALTRATQRLGVLHEGPLPEALKDAFPA, encoded by the coding sequence GTGTCAACTCAGGGTCATGAAGAAGAGCTCCGGTCCGAACGCGAGTACGTCGCCGGGCTCTACACGCGCCTGGACGCCGAACGCGCGCGTGTGAAGGGGGAGTACCAGGCCGCGCTGGGCGGGACCGGCGGGACGGCCATGGAGCGTGATGTCGAGGTGCGCGCGCTGGCCAGGGAGTCGCGGCGGCTGGACGTCGTCGACAACGGGCTGTGCTTCGGCAGGCTGGACAGTCTCGCGGGGGAGACCGCCCACATCGGCCGCATCGGTCTCTTCGACGAGGAGAACGACTACGAACCGGTGCTGCTCGACTGGCGGGCGCCGGTGGCGCGCCCGTTCTACACCGCGACCGCGGCGACGCCGGAGAAGATGCGCCGTCGCCGTCAGTTCCACACGCACGGCCGTGAGCTGCTCGGGTTCACCGACGAGGTGTTCGGCCGCCCCGGCGGCGACGCGGAGGGGGACGCGGCGCTGCTCGCGGCCGTCAACGCGCCGCGTGGCGAGGGGATGCGCGACATCGTCGCGACGATCCAGTCCGAACAGGACGAGATCATCCGGCACGAGCATCCCGGGGTGCTGGTGATCGAGGGCGGGCCGGGGACCGGGAAGACCGTCGTCGCGCTGCACCGCGTCGCGTATCTGCTCTACACGCAGCGCGAGCGGATGGAGCGGCACGGGGTGCTCGTGGTCGGGCCGAATCCGGCGTTCCTGCACCACATCGGCCGCGTCCTGCCGTCACTGGGCGAGACCGACGTGGTGTTCATGACCACCGGCGATTTCGTGCCCGGCAAGCACGTCACCGCCGAGGACGGGCCGGAGGCCACGCGGCTCAAGGGTTCGCTGAAGATGCTGGACGTCCTCAAGGCCGCCGTCGCCGACCGGCAGCGGCTGCCCGGGGAGCCGGTGCTGATCGACCTGGCCGACGTCACCGTGCGGATCGACGCCGACACCGCGGAATGGGCCAGGGACGAGGCGCGCAAGAGCGGCCTGCCGCACAACGAGGCGCGCGGGACGTTCACCGACATCGTCACCTACGTGCTGACCGAGCGGGCGATCGCGCGGATCGGGCGCGGCTGGCTCAGCCGGGACGACCGTGACGAATGGGAGCGGCTGCGGAAGGACCTGCTGAAGGAACTGGCGGAGAGCGAGACGTTCACCGCCGCGCTCGACGAACTCTGGCCGATCCTGACGCCCGAGAGCCTGCTGGGGTCGCTGCTCTCGTCCCCGGAGCGGCTTCGCGCCGCGGGGGCCGACCAGGCGCTCCTGCGCGCCGACGGCGAGGCCTGGACGGTGTCGGACATGCCGTTGCTCGACGAACTCGTCGACCTGCTCGGCCGTGACAAGGCGGAGGACAAGGCCGCCGAGATGGCGCTCGCGCGGGAGAAGAAGGCCGAGGCCGAGTACGCCGAAGGCGTGTTCGACACGATGAAACTCGACCGCGAGGAGATGGACGAGGACATCATGCTGTCGGCGGAGAACCTGCTCTTCGCCGACGAGCTCGCCGACCGGTTCGTCGAGGCCGACACGCGCAGCCTCGTCGAGCGTGCCTCGGCGGACCGGGACTGGACGTACCGGCACGTCGTGGTCGACGAGGCGCAGGAACTGTCCGAAATGGACTGGCGGGTGCTGATGCGGCGCTGCCCCAACCGGTCGTTCACCGTCGTCGGCGATCTGGCGCAGCGCCGGTCCGAGGCCGGGGCGCGCTCGTGGGACGCGATGCTGAAGCCGTACGTGCCGGGCCGCTGGGTCTACCGCTCGCTGACGGTGAACTACCGCACCCCGGCGGAGATCATGGCCGTCGCGGCGTCGGTGCTCGCCGAGTTCGCGCCCGAGGTGCGGGCGCCGGAATCGGTGCGGTCCAACGGGGTCCGGCCGTGGGCGCGGAAGGTCGACGCGGATTCGCTGGCCGGTGCCATCGAGGAGTTCGTCAAGGACGAGGCCGGGCGCGAAGGCACCAGTGTCGTGATCGGACCGCCCGGGGTGCCGGGCACCGTGCCCGCGTCGGAGACGAAGGGGCTCGAGTACGACGCCGTCCTCGTCGTGGACCCCGAACGTATCCTGGCCGATGGCCCGCGCGGTGCCGCTGAGCTCTACGTCGCGCTCACGCGCGCTACGCAGCGTCTCGGCGTCCTGCACGAGGGCCCGCTTCCGGAGGCGCTGAAGGACGCTTTCCCCGCATGA
- a CDS encoding LuxR C-terminal-related transcriptional regulator, protein MPIRTHAVTVVFAGVPEPPASSELEVVAHTPDEREAVWHATVLRPAVLVLSVHPPALDGLAITREVSSRLPDTAVLVLTPPGDGELVVAAMLAGARGVLSRSAGHDDLVRFIRGVAAGAVLFGERAADRLYGLLAASQPMRAFPRLTPREHEVLDLLAGGLTIPAVARRLGLAPKTVRNVVTSIHAKAGIDDREVLLAQARNAGLGPRHS, encoded by the coding sequence GTGCCGATTCGAACCCATGCGGTGACCGTGGTCTTCGCGGGCGTCCCCGAACCGCCCGCGTCTTCGGAGCTGGAGGTGGTCGCCCATACCCCCGACGAACGGGAAGCGGTCTGGCACGCCACCGTACTGCGCCCGGCCGTCCTTGTTCTGTCCGTCCACCCGCCCGCGCTCGACGGGCTGGCCATCACGCGCGAGGTGTCGTCCCGCTTACCGGACACCGCAGTGCTGGTGCTGACCCCGCCCGGCGACGGCGAACTCGTGGTCGCCGCGATGCTCGCGGGCGCGCGCGGCGTCCTGTCCCGGAGCGCGGGCCACGACGATCTGGTCCGCTTCATCCGCGGCGTGGCGGCGGGCGCCGTCTTGTTCGGCGAGCGCGCCGCGGACCGGCTTTACGGCCTGCTCGCCGCTTCGCAGCCGATGCGGGCGTTCCCGCGGCTGACCCCGCGCGAGCACGAGGTGCTCGACCTCCTGGCCGGCGGCCTGACGATCCCGGCCGTCGCGCGGCGGCTGGGGCTCGCGCCCAAGACCGTGCGCAACGTCGTCACGTCGATCCACGCCAAGGCCGGGATCGACGACCGTGAGGTACTGCTCGCCCAGGCCCGGAACGCCGGGCTGGGCCCGCGTCACTCGTAA